tatatgctataaaaattatatcattagattcATCATAATAAACAATAAGTTTCTAATGGTACAATATAATTTTTGTGACATAAATTTCATATTTTGCTAACCAAATTAAGCACGTAGTAGGCTTTATAATCCGATACGGCGGAAGTAGTTTATATTTAAGTATTTAACCAATTAATGAATTAATAAAAGTCGGATTATTCACGAAATGAAATTCTTTTATTGTAGCGCGTGCATTTGGCAGGGAGCCCAGCCCAATCTATGGCCACAGCCCTCAGCGTCCTTTTCAAGCCAACGCGCTTGctcttctcaaaaaaaaaaaaaaaaactaacgcGCTTGCCTGCCCAGCGACTCGCCGAGACCATGACCCGTAACCACACCCACCAACAGCCTGACCCCCTACATCCGCTGGACCCACCAGTCAGCGAGCTGTTCCGGTCCATCCTCACGCAAAACGGTCCGAGCCAGCCAGCGAACGGAAGAAGACGGGGACAGTCAAGAGTGCGTAAACGGAACGCTTTGCCTTGCCCAGGGCGCCATTTCCAAATCTTCGAAAGCTCCGTTCCCGTTTCAAAATCTCCCGTGATCCCCAACGCGCCTCGCCTCCCATCCCCCGAAATTCCCCACCCAAAAACCCTACCGCGGCGAGATGCCGCCGGAGCCGGACTCCGCGGCGGGCCTCGCGGCGGCCGTCCTCGCCGCGTCCACCCCGCGCGCCGCGGCGGAGGCGGTCTCCTCGGTCGCGGCCTTCCTCCGCCGCCACCACGCGGACCAGCCGCGCGCCTTCTTCGCCGACGCGCTGCCCGCGCTGCTCTTCCGCCTCTTCGTCTCCCGCGCCCCCGACTCGCCGCCGTGCTTCCTCGACCTCGCCGCGCACGACCCCGCGCTCGCCTACCTCCTCGAGTCGCTCCTCGCGCCCTCGGGCCCGCTCCTCGCCGCCATCTCCGCCGCGGACCGCCACGCCCTCCTCCGCTTCACCTTCCCGCGCGAGCGGCTCCCCGACTGGCTCGGCTTCGCGCTATCCTCCTCCGATCAGGTGATCTCGCCGCTCCTCGCCGGCCGCGTCGGCTCCAAGCTCCACCTCTCCGTCTTCGAGTACTACCTCTTCTGGTTCGCGTACCACCCCATCCCCGCCACCACCTCTGCCAATCCATCCCCCGGCCCCTCAAAACCACCGCCCTCCACCTGGAAACCCTCGCTGAAACCGCGCGCCCGCCTCGAGAGCTGGGTGTCCACCATCGCCCCCACGGCGGGCCGCAACCCCGACTCCAAACCGCACACATCGCTCTACCTCAACCTTCTCCACGCCTACCTCAAGGAGTTCGTGCCCAGCGACTGCGCCCCGCCCCGCGGCACACTGCTGCACCAGAATTCCCGACACGGCGTGGACGCAGCCGAATCGTTCAGGCGAGTCGAGTTCCTCGTGCACACGCTCGTGCAGTTCTGGCTGGTCGGGAACGATTTCTCGCCGCTGCCCGTGCAGACCTCCCGCGCCTACGGGCTGCCTTTGCTCTCTCTCCTCTCCCGTGCAAACACCACACTCTCCGACAGGCTGCCGGCGCCAGGGCTCGGCAATGCCGTGAAGCTGCTGGTGATGTATCTGAACAGCAGCAGCGGTGTTCCAGATGTGCGCAATGTGTTCGACGCAATGCTCTCGAGGAAGAAGCCATGTGAGAGCCCAGCTGGGTACTGGAATCCGTTGCTGCAGAGGCCGCTGTATCGGTTTACGCTGAGGACGTTCCTGTTCTGCCCGATGGGCGCAGATATCGAAAACGTTGCACAGGCTTTTTCTGCATGGATGGTCTACATGGAACCATGGAAGGTTCAGCAAGGTGATTTCAATGAGTACGATCTGCCACCTCCTGGTGGGCGAAATGTGCATTGCGTTGGTGATGGGAAGAGGCTAAACTGTGATGCAGAGTACTCCCCGGCATGGCAGGGCTACGTGCTATCCAACTATCTGTTCTACAGCTCACTGGTTGTCCATTTCCTGCGGTTCGCTCATAAGTTTATCCATTCTGATGTCGCCTCAGTGCTGCAAATGGTATCAAAGGTTAGTAGAGACTTATTATTGCATCATATTTTCCAGAAACAGCTCGCCTTCTGCACAGTGGAATCATATCCATGGTATCCTGTATCtgtttgatgtcatgcatattttaCTATTCCATGGGCGGTTTTGAATTTTGCAAGATGTGCTATTCAGATGATTTATTCAAATCACAGCGAGAATGTTAACAGAACTAGGCCTTTCAGTACGTGATATTTGATGAGCTAATGACCATTTGCTCTTTCGCCGTTGTTTGGATTTTTCAGGTACTGCAAGTTTTGGGTTCCTCGGAATTATTGGGGCTTATCTACAAAGTTGATGCTGCTTATCATTCCAATCTTTCTGATTCCCAGTCCTGTTGTTTGGATGATGTGCTCAAGTATTTACCAGCTATCCGTGAGCAACTACAGGTACGAAACTGGATACATAGGAATACCATTGGCTGTTTCCTTTGAAATGCAAGCACCTCTTTTGTGGAGCTATGTAGCATTAGTTTTCATGTAAATTTCCACAAAAATGCAATGGTACTAAGAATGCTGAAATGTCTTTCTAAGCTAACTTTGATGTGCGTCTTCTGATTTCAGGACTGGGAGGATGGGTTATCGAAACACAACACTGATGTGTCTTTCTTGCATGTGGAGAGGAACTCTAACCTAAGGCTTTTCAGTTTCGATGATAATGGGGCTTACAACTTGCTTAAGGTGCATATAATGCAGTGTATAATTATGCTTAATTAAACCGGTGTTTTACTATTAACCATAAGCAGTTTAACTTTAGGGCCAAAAACTCTCCACACATTGACCAAAAGCTTGCTATGATCACCTGTTTACTTGGCAAATAACATGACTTCTTCTGTTGCTCTGTTTGAATTAATTCTGCTCCTGTTATTACACATATCGCAGAATACTGACTTACTATTGTTTCCCATTTTGTCCAGTTGCTGTTGCTAAGGGCTGAATCGGAGATTCAAGGTTTACCAGGTGATGCTATGATAACTCTCCAGACTCTGGATGTAATCAAATCCAATATGAAAAAGGTATTCTACAAGCATGTTGAAAGCTCCCAGGCAAACAATCTTCCAGAGGGAGAACACAACCAGCATCATGTACGTGGTGATGTATTCATACCTAAGCATCCAAGTCCAGGGAAAAGCTCACTGGCTGATATGAAAAATAATGGTGATTGGATGACGAGGCCCATCTCAGACACTGAAGTGGCCTGGCTTGCAAGGAGGCTGATCTGCTTTTCATCTTGGCTGAATGAAACCCTTCAACTTAAACATGCTGTCACAGATGTTGCCCCCACAGGCCCAATTATCATCAAGGTTGACCAAAATGAACCGAGCAGAGTTGGAGGCCCAAAGGATGCTGCCAGAATGGTGCTTGTTGGTGTCTTTACATTGTTCATGGTGGTGGGACAATGGATCCTGCGGTTCATGAGGATGCACAGGATTAGGATCAATCTCAGAATTCTTGCCTCCAAAAAGCTCCTGGCACTTGCTGTGCTGTACATGGTGTACAGTATAGCAAAGAATATGCTTTCTTGAGCTCTGCATCTCACTGCTGGTGTTGCTTTGCCAGTAATTGCTCAAACTTCCAAGTTATGCCTTGAGTAGAGCTGTAGAGGTGTTACATACGCTGTACAGTAATTCATAGGAGAAAAACTTCAGAGGACACTTTCGCAACTCTTTCAAACTTGTTTGGTTATCTTGTGCATATCATTGAGATCCCATTGGAAGGTGTGATACCT
This Lolium perenne isolate Kyuss_39 chromosome 1, Kyuss_2.0, whole genome shotgun sequence DNA region includes the following protein-coding sequences:
- the LOC127309580 gene encoding uncharacterized protein, with product MPPEPDSAAGLAAAVLAASTPRAAAEAVSSVAAFLRRHHADQPRAFFADALPALLFRLFVSRAPDSPPCFLDLAAHDPALAYLLESLLAPSGPLLAAISAADRHALLRFTFPRERLPDWLGFALSSSDQVISPLLAGRVGSKLHLSVFEYYLFWFAYHPIPATTSANPSPGPSKPPPSTWKPSLKPRARLESWVSTIAPTAGRNPDSKPHTSLYLNLLHAYLKEFVPSDCAPPRGTLLHQNSRHGVDAAESFRRVEFLVHTLVQFWLVGNDFSPLPVQTSRAYGLPLLSLLSRANTTLSDRLPAPGLGNAVKLLVMYLNSSSGVPDVRNVFDAMLSRKKPCESPAGYWNPLLQRPLYRFTLRTFLFCPMGADIENVAQAFSAWMVYMEPWKVQQGDFNEYDLPPPGGRNVHCVGDGKRLNCDAEYSPAWQGYVLSNYLFYSSLVVHFLRFAHKFIHSDVASVLQMVSKVLQVLGSSELLGLIYKVDAAYHSNLSDSQSCCLDDVLKYLPAIREQLQDWEDGLSKHNTDVSFLHVERNSNLRLFSFDDNGAYNLLKLLLLRAESEIQGLPGDAMITLQTLDVIKSNMKKVFYKHVESSQANNLPEGEHNQHHVRGDVFIPKHPSPGKSSLADMKNNGDWMTRPISDTEVAWLARRLICFSSWLNETLQLKHAVTDVAPTGPIIIKVDQNEPSRVGGPKDAARMVLVGVFTLFMVVGQWILRFMRMHRIRINLRILASKKLLALAVLYMVYSIAKNMLS